In Calonectris borealis chromosome 10, bCalBor7.hap1.2, whole genome shotgun sequence, a single genomic region encodes these proteins:
- the TTLL3 gene encoding LOW QUALITY PROTEIN: tubulin monoglycylase TTLL3 (The sequence of the model RefSeq protein was modified relative to this genomic sequence to represent the inferred CDS: inserted 2 bases in 1 codon) yields MRLGGSVNTVSGTPGSVRQRQAGRHLFAPPCPPPRAGDVGPAGSARAVLTGQAASATAGHCSCHHPLLDPERLKRARLHVERAIKEKKIFTVQGPYPVIRSLLRARGWVERKLPSTGRVGSRPEQHHGSQEKQLQEEAEEEGGDADAAEQGEAVLDPQPGLACCGAWPSLGTPEPLSSPHPPNEEEEEEEEERWDEDPDGIHDLMSRLVRDQVPYFIWTNRHGAVDCRLLRQDQVVNHYARVGAFTTKEGLCLNLRNLPWFDQADPDTFFPRCYRLGAVDERQAFIGELEAGVTQQGHCPPVPPVLPAPPLVEEALQACEQHLGSLGHQDIDGDPPSPCMTGTDWDRFLQDYYHVVHEGAGLALSGAQQERCRALLRRLAGRLPQLGMEGDRNVWILKPGAKSRGRGKAGGSRGNXGSPPRRGVPPSPCPPGIVCAARLEEVLRLAGSCAAPSARVGGWVVQKYVERPLLIFGTKFDIRQWFLVTDWNPLTVWFYRESYLRFCSRPFSLRRLDAARHLCNVSIQKQCRPARGRHPRLPPDQIWSCQQLQAYLAQVGQAGAWHQVMVPGMKTAVVGALRSAQDLVGSRKGSFELYGADFIFGEDCQPWLLEINASPTMAPSSAVTGRLCASVQRDTLRVVIDRRDDPTCPIGAFELIYKEAAVPVPLHVGLKLMVEGCSLRKPQPAHRRSQGKPPTAAAGTPQPLALPSPWGRAAPRPQPGALRGELAPLGRWSRRCPPSSAPPAPPQSPGCCDGSWGLPQLSCLLGQPQAALPQLSVRPLARVPVPPPRGAPAGRQPLGTHRPDPLLPRCCARLGWHPVPGPRGPARGSGAPSRAGGPQQLPGGRRRAATLKDTQEGTGSAAAPCLSQLG; encoded by the exons ATGAGGCTCGGCGGGTCGGTGAACACTGTGTCAGGGACCCCTGGCTCGGTCAGGCAGAGACAGGCAGGTAGGCACCTTTTcgcccctccctgcccgccccccagggctggggacgtAGGGCCAGCGGGGTCAGCCAGGGCTGTCCTCACAGGGCAGGCGGCATCTGCCACTGCTGGCCACTGCAGCTGCCACCACCCCTTACTCGACCCTGAGCGGCTCAAGAGGGCCAGGCTGCACGTGGAGAGGGCCATCAAG GAGAAGAAGATCTTCACGGTGCAGGGCCCCTACCCTGTCATCCGCAGCCTGCTGCGGGCCAGGGGCTGGGTGGAGAGGAAGCTCCCCAGcacgggcagggtgggcagccgGCCGGAGCAGCATCATGGCAGCCAGgagaagcagctgcaggaggaggcggaggaggagggaggcgatgcTGATGCTGCTGAGCAGGGGGAGGCAGTGCTGGACCCGCAACCGGGGTTGGCATGCTGTGGGGCATGGCcttccctggggaccccagagccacTGAGCTCCCCACATCCACccaatgaggaggaggaagaggaggaggaagagcggtGGGATGAGGACCCCGATGGCATCCACGACCTCATG TCCCGCCTGGTGCGGGACCAGGTGCCGTACTTCATCTGGACCAACCGCCACGGCGCTGTCGACTGCCGGCTGCTGCGGCAGGACCAGGTGGTGAACCACTACGCCCGGGTGGGCGCCTTCACCACCAAG GAGGGGCTGTGCCTCAACCTGCGAAACCTGCCCTGGTTCGACCAAGCTGACCCTGACACCTTCTTCCCCCGGTGCTACCGGCTGGGGGCTGTGGACGAGCGGCAAGCCTTCATCGGTGAGCTCGAGGCTGGCGTGACCCAGCAGGGCCATTGCCCTCCTGTCCCCCCCGTGCTTCCAGCCCCCCCC ctGGTGGAGGAGGCCCTGCAGGCCTGCGAGCAGCACCTGGGCAGCCTGGGGCACCAGGACATCGACGGGgaccccccgtccccctgcaTGACGGGCACCGACTGGGACCGCTTCCTGCAGGACTACTACCACGTAGTGCA CGAGGGGGCTGGGCTGGCGCTTAGCGGGGCGCAGCAGGAGCGGTGCCGAGCCCTGCTGCGGCGCCTGGCAGGGCGGCTGCCCCAGCTCGGCATGGAGGGTGACCGCAACGTCTGGATCCTCAAACCCGGTGCCAAATCCCGCGGCAGGGGTAAGGCTGGGGGAAGCAGGGGGAA GGGCTCCCCGCCAAGGAGGGGGGTCCCACCGTCACCATGTCCCCCAGGCATCGTCTGCGCGGCGCGGCTGGAGGAGGTGCTGCGGCTGGCGGGGAGCTGCGCAGCGCCTTCGGCGAGGGTGGGCGGGTGGGTGGTGCAGAAGTACGTGGAGCGGCCGCTGCTCATCTTTGGCACCAAATTCGACATCCGGCAATGGTTCCTGGTGACCGACTGGAACCCGCTGACCGTCTGGTTTTACCGCGAAAGCTACCTGCGCTTCTGCTCCCGGCCCTTCTCCCTGCGCCGCCTGGACGC CgcccggcacctctgcaacgtcTCCATCCAGAAGCAGTGCAGGCCGGCACGGGGCCGGCATCCCCGGCTGCCCCCCGACCAGATCTGGTCCTGCCAACAGCTCCAGGCGTACCTAGCAcaggtggggcaggcaggtgCCTGGCACCAGGTGATGGTGCCCGGCATGAAGACAGCAGTGGTGGGCGCCCTGCGCAGTGCCCAGGACCTGGTGGGGTCCCGCAAGGGCAGCTTTGAGCTCTACGGGGCCGACTTTATCTTCGGGGAGGActgccagccctggctgctggagATCAACGCCAGCCCCACCATGGCCCCCTCCTCTGCGGTGACCGGCCGTCTGTGTGCCAGCGTCCAGCGGGACACGCTGCGCGTGGTCATCGACCGCAGGGATGACCCCACCTGCCCCATCGGTGCCTTTGAGCTCATCTACAAggag GCAGCCGTGCCCGTGCCTCTGCATGTGGGGCTGAAGCTGATGGTGGAAGGCTGCTCCCTGAGGAAGCCCCAGCCGGCACACCGCCGATCCCAGGGCAAGCCCCCCACCGCTGCGGctggcaccccccagccccttgcgctgcccagcccctggggcagggcagccccacgcCCCCAGCCGGGAGCATTGCGGGGGGAACTGGCTCCTCTGGGGCGATggagccgccgctgcccccccagctcagcccccccagcaccaccacagTCCCCGGGGTGCTGTGacgggagctgggggctgccacagctcagctgcctgcttgggcagccccaggcagctctgccccagcttAGTGTCCGTCCCCTGGCCAGGGTCCCTGTCCCaccgccccggggagcccccgctgGCCGGCAGCCCCTGGGGACTCACAGGCCAGACCCCCTCCTGCCGAGGTGTTGCGCCCGCCTCGGCTGGCACCCGGTGCCTGGACCCCGTGGCCCTGCCCGGGGCAGCGGAGCCCCATCGCGGGCAGGAGGCCCTCAGCAGCTCCCAGGGGGACGTAGAAGAGCTGCGACGCTGAAGGACACCCAGGAGGGGACCGGCTCggcagcagcaccctgcctgTCCCAGCTGGGGTGA
- the ARPC4 gene encoding actin-related protein 2/3 complex subunit 4 isoform X2, which produces MTATLRPYLNAVRATLQAALCLENFSSQVVERHNKPEVEVRSSKELLLQPVIISRNEKEKVLIEGSINSVRVSIAVKQADEIEKILCHKFMRFMMMRAENFFILRRKPVEGYDISFLITNFHTEQMYKHKLVDFVIHFMEEIDKEISEMKLSVNARARIVAEEFLKNF; this is translated from the exons ATG ACCGCCACGCTGCGCCCGTACCTGAACGCGGTGCGCGCCACGCTGCAGGCCGCGCTGTGCCTGGAGAACTTCTCCTCGCAGGTGGTGGAGCGGCACAACAAGCCCGAGGTGGAAGTCAG GAGCAGCAAAGAGCTGCTGTTGCAGCCGGTGATCATCAGCAGGAACGAGAAGGAGAAGGTCCTCATCGAGGGCTCCATTAACTCCGTGCGTGTCAGCATCGCGGTGAAGCAG gcCGATGAGATCGAGAAGATCTTGTGCCACAAATTCATGCGCTTCATGATGATGAGGGCCGAGAACTTCTTCATCCTGCGCAGGAAGCCCGTGGAG GGCTACGACATCAGCTTCTTGATCACAAACTTCCACACGGAGCAGATGTACAAGCACAAGCTGGTGGACTTTGTCATCCACTTCATGGAGGAGATCGACAAGGAGATCAGCGAGATGAAGCTCTCTGTCAACGCCAGGGCCCGCATCGTGGCAGAGGAGTTCCTCAAGAAC TTTTAG
- the ARPC4 gene encoding actin-related protein 2/3 complex subunit 4 isoform X1, with protein sequence MEALTGAYQARQGVGGGRAGSRRRRGPPPPRSLSSAVPSPVCATARPLRPHPGPGRGVGASRHPPPAAVGGPAHPGRGDRPLPPAGTGPQPPPWSSKELLLQPVIISRNEKEKVLIEGSINSVRVSIAVKQADEIEKILCHKFMRFMMMRAENFFILRRKPVEGYDISFLITNFHTEQMYKHKLVDFVIHFMEEIDKEISEMKLSVNARARIVAEEFLKNF encoded by the exons ATGGAAGCGCTGACAGGAGCGTACCAAGCCCGGCAGGGCGTGGGGGGGGGCCGTGCGGgatcccgccgccgccgcgggccacCGCCGCCGCGCTCGCTCTCTAGCGCCGTTCCCTCACCGGTCTGTGCCacggcgaggcctctccgccccCACCCGGGCCCTGGACGCGGGGTGGGAGCCTCCCGCCACCCCCCTCCCGCCGCAGTAGGAGGTCCCGCGCATCCCGGAAGAGGGGACCGGCCACTTCCGCCTGCCGGGACCGGACCGCAGCCGCCACCATG GAGCAGCAAAGAGCTGCTGTTGCAGCCGGTGATCATCAGCAGGAACGAGAAGGAGAAGGTCCTCATCGAGGGCTCCATTAACTCCGTGCGTGTCAGCATCGCGGTGAAGCAG gcCGATGAGATCGAGAAGATCTTGTGCCACAAATTCATGCGCTTCATGATGATGAGGGCCGAGAACTTCTTCATCCTGCGCAGGAAGCCCGTGGAG GGCTACGACATCAGCTTCTTGATCACAAACTTCCACACGGAGCAGATGTACAAGCACAAGCTGGTGGACTTTGTCATCCACTTCATGGAGGAGATCGACAAGGAGATCAGCGAGATGAAGCTCTCTGTCAACGCCAGGGCCCGCATCGTGGCAGAGGAGTTCCTCAAGAAC TTTTAG
- the TADA3 gene encoding transcriptional adapter 3 — MSELKDCPLQFHDFKSVDHVKVCPRYTAVLARSEDDGIGIEELDTLQLELETLLSSASRRLRVLEAETQILTDWQDKKGDRRFLKLSKDHDVGTSVKHGKPKKQKLEGKGGHGTGPGPGRPKSKNLQPKIQEYEFQDDPIDVPRIPKNDAPNRFWASVEPYCADLTNEEVRVLEELLKPPEDEAEHYKIPPLGKHYSQRWAQEDLLEEQKDGARAAAAADKKKGVLGPLTELDTKDVDALLKKSEAQHEQPEDGCPFGPLTQRLLQALVEENIISPVEDSPIPEIAGKDSGADGAGTSPRSQNKPFSVPHTKSLEGRIKEELVAQGLLESEDRPAEDSEDEVLAELRKRQAELKALSAHNRAKKHELLRLAKEELHRQELRQRVRMADNEVMDAFRKIMAARQKKRTPTKKEKDQAWKTLKERESILKLLDG, encoded by the exons ATGAGCGAGCTGAAGGACTGCCCGCTGCAGTTCCACGACTTCAAGTCGGTGGACCACGTGAAGGTGTGCCCCCGGTACACAGCCGTGCTGGCCCGCTCGGAGGACGATGGCATCGGCATCGAGGAGCTGGACAcgctgcagctggagctggagacgCTGCTCTCCTCCGCCAGCCGCCGCCTCCGCGTCCTGGAGGCCGAGACCCAG ATTCTGACGGACTGGCAGGACAAGAAGGGTGACCGGCGGTTCCTGAAGCTGAGCAAGGACCACGATGTGGGCACCTCTGTCAAGCACGGGAAGCCCAAGAAGCAGAAGTTGGAGGGCAAAGGGGGCCATGGGACCGGGCCTGGCCCCGGCCGGCCCAAGTCCAAGAACCTGCAGCCCAAGATCCAGGAATACGAATTCCAGGATGATCCCATTGACGTGCCCCGCATCCCCAAAAACGATGCTCCTAACAG GTTCTGGGCATCAGTGGAGCCGTACTGTGCTGATCTCACCAACGAGGAGGTCAGagtgctggaggagctgctcaaGCCACCGGAGGATGAGGCTGAGCATTACAAG ATCCCGCCCCTGGGGAAGCATTACTCCCAGCGCTGGGCCCAGGAGGAcctgctggaggagcagaaggaCGGAGCCcgggcggcggctgctgctgacAAGAAGAAAGGCGTCCTGGGGCCGCTCACCGAGCTGGACACCAAAG ATGTCGATGCCCTGCTGAAGAAGTCGGAGGCCCAGCACGAGCAGCCGGAGGACGGGTGTCCTTTCGGGCCCCTGACGCAGCGTCTCCTGCAGGCCCTCGTGGAG GAGAACATCATCTCCCCCGTCGAGGACTCCCCCATCCCCGAGATCGCCGGCAAGGACTCGGGAGCCGACGGTGCCGGCACGTCTCCCCGCAGCCAGAACAAGCCCTTCAG TGTCCCCCACACCAAGTCGCTGGAGGGGCGGATCAAGGAGGAGCTGGTTGCCCAGGGCCTGCTGGAGTCGGAGGACCGGCCGGCCGAGGACTCGGAGGACGAGGTGCTGGCCGAGCTGCGCAAGAGGCAGGCCGAGCTGAAGGCCCTCAGCGCGCACAACCGCGCCAAGAAGCACGAGCTGCTGCG GCTGGCCAAGGAGGAGCTGCACCGGCAGGAGCTGCGGCAGCGCGTCCGCATGGCTGACAACGAGGTGATGGACGCCTTCCGCAAGATCATGGCTGCCCGGCAGAAGAAGCGCACGCCCACCAAGAAGGAGAAGGACCAGGCCTGGAAGACCCTGAAGGAGCGGGAGAGCATCCTCAAGCTCCTGGATGGGTAG
- the CAMK1 gene encoding calcium/calmodulin-dependent protein kinase type 1 isoform X1, with protein MLTACPHSCHRWEWVAPRGTMPLGQDGPSWKKRTEDIRRIYDFREILGTGAFSEVVLAEEKATRKLVAIKCIAKKALEGKETSIENEIAVLHKIKHPNIVALDDIYESGTHLYLIMQLVSGGELFDRIVEKGFYTERDASALIRQILDAVKYLHDMGIVHRDLKPENLLYYSLEEDSKIMISDFGLSKIEGCGSVMSTACGTPGYVAPEVLAQKPYSKAVDCWSIGVIAYILLCGYPPFYDENDAKLFEQILRAEYEFDSPYWDDISDSAKDFIQHLMEKDPSKRFTCEQALQHPWIAGDTALDKNIHQSVSEQIKKNFAKSKWKGRTAGAHPRGELSASHQTEHSPAWPHPGGGPGRGPGVPALPWAQHGVGALQCWGRCGSTLPCLPRVSGAAHHRRLTAELCIGAGAAPRSPPELGAASRAPSHTLSLPPHACPGTAHPPQHVQREFSKWMFLFYCL; from the exons ATGCTGACAGCCTGTCCCCACTCGTGTCACAGGTGGGAGTGGGTGGCCCCACGGGGCACCATGCCGCTGGGGCAGGATGGGCCCAGCTGGAAGAAGAGGACGGAGGACATTCGGCGCATCTACGACTTCCGAGAGATCCTGGGCAC AGGGGCCTTCTCCGAGGTGGTCCTGGCGGAGGAGAAGGCGACGCGGAAGCTGGTGGCCATCAAGTGCATCGCCAAGAAGGcgctggaggggaaggagaccaGCATCGAGAACGAGATCGCCGTTCTCCACAA GATCAAGCACCCCAACATCGTGGCCTTGGATGACATCTACGAGAGCGGCACCCACCTCTACCTCATCATGCAGCT GGTCTCGGGGGGGGAGCTCTTCGACCGCATCGTGGAGAAGGGCTTCTACACCGAACGGGACGCCAGCGCCCTGATCCGGCAGATCCTCGACGCTGTCAAGTACCTGCATGACATGGGCATCGTCCACCGCGACCTGAAG cccgaGAACCTGCTCTATTACAGCCTGGAGGAGGACTCCAAGATCATGATCAGCGACTTCGGGCTGTCGAAGATCGAGGGCTGCGGCAGCGTCATGTCCACAGCCTGCGGCACCCCCGGCTACGTGG cccccgagGTGCTGGCGCAGAAGCCCTACAGCAAGGCGGTGGATTGCTGGTCCATCGGGGTCATCGCCTACATCCT gCTCTGCGGTTACCCCCCTTTCTACGATGAGAACGACGCCAAGCTCTTCGAGCAGATCCTGCGGGCCGAGTATGAGTTCGACTCGCCCTACTGGGACGACATCTCGGACTCGG CCAAGGACTTCATCCAGCACCTGATGGAGAAGGACCCCAGCAAGCGCTTCACCTGCGAGCaagccctgcagcatccctg gaTCGCTGGGGACACGGCCCTGGACAAGAACATCCACCAGTCTGTGAGCGAGCAGATCAAGAAGAACTTTGCAAAGAGCAAGTGGAAG gGTCGGACTGCGGGCGCCCACCCACGAGGAGAGCTCAGCGCCTCCCACCAGACTGAGCACAGCCCCGCATGGCCGCATcctgggggggggccggggagggggccgggggtcccAGCTCTCCCATGGGCACAGCATGGGGTGGGGGCCCTGCAGTGCTGGGGACGGTGTGGGAGCACCCTGCCCTGCTTGCCCCGGGTGTCTGGGGCTGCTCACCACCGCAGGCTCACAGCAGAGCTCTGCatcggggcaggggcagcccccaggagcccccccgaGCTTGGGGCTGCATCCCGGGCCCCCTCCCacaccctctccctccccccccacgcctgccctggcactgcccaccccccccagcatGTTCAAAGAGAATTTTCCAAATGGATGTTTCTATTTTATTGCTTGTAA
- the CAMK1 gene encoding calcium/calmodulin-dependent protein kinase type 1 isoform X2 — protein MLTACPHSCHRWEWVAPRGTMPLGQDGPSWKKRTEDIRRIYDFREILGTGAFSEVVLAEEKATRKLVAIKCIAKKALEGKETSIENEIAVLHKIKHPNIVALDDIYESGTHLYLIMQLVSGGELFDRIVEKGFYTERDASALIRQILDAVKYLHDMGIVHRDLKPENLLYYSLEEDSKIMISDFGLSKIEGCGSVMSTACGTPGYVAPEVLAQKPYSKAVDCWSIGVIAYILLCGYPPFYDENDAKLFEQILRAEYEFDSPYWDDISDSAKDFIQHLMEKDPSKRFTCEQALQHPWIAGDTALDKNIHQSVSEQIKKNFAKSKWKQAFNATAVVRHMRKLQLGTSQEGPGQMTPTSPSERLGGGTSNGSDCGRPPTRRAQRLPPD, from the exons ATGCTGACAGCCTGTCCCCACTCGTGTCACAGGTGGGAGTGGGTGGCCCCACGGGGCACCATGCCGCTGGGGCAGGATGGGCCCAGCTGGAAGAAGAGGACGGAGGACATTCGGCGCATCTACGACTTCCGAGAGATCCTGGGCAC AGGGGCCTTCTCCGAGGTGGTCCTGGCGGAGGAGAAGGCGACGCGGAAGCTGGTGGCCATCAAGTGCATCGCCAAGAAGGcgctggaggggaaggagaccaGCATCGAGAACGAGATCGCCGTTCTCCACAA GATCAAGCACCCCAACATCGTGGCCTTGGATGACATCTACGAGAGCGGCACCCACCTCTACCTCATCATGCAGCT GGTCTCGGGGGGGGAGCTCTTCGACCGCATCGTGGAGAAGGGCTTCTACACCGAACGGGACGCCAGCGCCCTGATCCGGCAGATCCTCGACGCTGTCAAGTACCTGCATGACATGGGCATCGTCCACCGCGACCTGAAG cccgaGAACCTGCTCTATTACAGCCTGGAGGAGGACTCCAAGATCATGATCAGCGACTTCGGGCTGTCGAAGATCGAGGGCTGCGGCAGCGTCATGTCCACAGCCTGCGGCACCCCCGGCTACGTGG cccccgagGTGCTGGCGCAGAAGCCCTACAGCAAGGCGGTGGATTGCTGGTCCATCGGGGTCATCGCCTACATCCT gCTCTGCGGTTACCCCCCTTTCTACGATGAGAACGACGCCAAGCTCTTCGAGCAGATCCTGCGGGCCGAGTATGAGTTCGACTCGCCCTACTGGGACGACATCTCGGACTCGG CCAAGGACTTCATCCAGCACCTGATGGAGAAGGACCCCAGCAAGCGCTTCACCTGCGAGCaagccctgcagcatccctg gaTCGCTGGGGACACGGCCCTGGACAAGAACATCCACCAGTCTGTGAGCGAGCAGATCAAGAAGAACTTTGCAAAGAGCAAGTGGAAG CAAGCCTTCAACGCCACGGCGGTGGTGAGACACATGCGGAAGCTGCAGCTGGGAACCAGCCAGGAGGGTCCCGGGCAGATgactcccaccagccccagcgagcggctgggggggggcaccagCAACG gGTCGGACTGCGGGCGCCCACCCACGAGGAGAGCTCAGCGCCTCCCACCAGACTGA
- the CAMK1 gene encoding calcium/calmodulin-dependent protein kinase type 1 isoform X3, translating to MPLGQDGPSWKKRTEDIRRIYDFREILGTGAFSEVVLAEEKATRKLVAIKCIAKKALEGKETSIENEIAVLHKIKHPNIVALDDIYESGTHLYLIMQLVSGGELFDRIVEKGFYTERDASALIRQILDAVKYLHDMGIVHRDLKPENLLYYSLEEDSKIMISDFGLSKIEGCGSVMSTACGTPGYVAPEVLAQKPYSKAVDCWSIGVIAYILLCGYPPFYDENDAKLFEQILRAEYEFDSPYWDDISDSAKDFIQHLMEKDPSKRFTCEQALQHPWIAGDTALDKNIHQSVSEQIKKNFAKSKWKQAFNATAVVRHMRKLQLGTSQEGPGQMTPTSPSERLGGGTSNGSDCGRPPTRRAQRLPPD from the exons ATGCCGCTGGGGCAGGATGGGCCCAGCTGGAAGAAGAGGACGGAGGACATTCGGCGCATCTACGACTTCCGAGAGATCCTGGGCAC AGGGGCCTTCTCCGAGGTGGTCCTGGCGGAGGAGAAGGCGACGCGGAAGCTGGTGGCCATCAAGTGCATCGCCAAGAAGGcgctggaggggaaggagaccaGCATCGAGAACGAGATCGCCGTTCTCCACAA GATCAAGCACCCCAACATCGTGGCCTTGGATGACATCTACGAGAGCGGCACCCACCTCTACCTCATCATGCAGCT GGTCTCGGGGGGGGAGCTCTTCGACCGCATCGTGGAGAAGGGCTTCTACACCGAACGGGACGCCAGCGCCCTGATCCGGCAGATCCTCGACGCTGTCAAGTACCTGCATGACATGGGCATCGTCCACCGCGACCTGAAG cccgaGAACCTGCTCTATTACAGCCTGGAGGAGGACTCCAAGATCATGATCAGCGACTTCGGGCTGTCGAAGATCGAGGGCTGCGGCAGCGTCATGTCCACAGCCTGCGGCACCCCCGGCTACGTGG cccccgagGTGCTGGCGCAGAAGCCCTACAGCAAGGCGGTGGATTGCTGGTCCATCGGGGTCATCGCCTACATCCT gCTCTGCGGTTACCCCCCTTTCTACGATGAGAACGACGCCAAGCTCTTCGAGCAGATCCTGCGGGCCGAGTATGAGTTCGACTCGCCCTACTGGGACGACATCTCGGACTCGG CCAAGGACTTCATCCAGCACCTGATGGAGAAGGACCCCAGCAAGCGCTTCACCTGCGAGCaagccctgcagcatccctg gaTCGCTGGGGACACGGCCCTGGACAAGAACATCCACCAGTCTGTGAGCGAGCAGATCAAGAAGAACTTTGCAAAGAGCAAGTGGAAG CAAGCCTTCAACGCCACGGCGGTGGTGAGACACATGCGGAAGCTGCAGCTGGGAACCAGCCAGGAGGGTCCCGGGCAGATgactcccaccagccccagcgagcggctgggggggggcaccagCAACG gGTCGGACTGCGGGCGCCCACCCACGAGGAGAGCTCAGCGCCTCCCACCAGACTGA